Genomic DNA from Plasmodium yoelii strain 17X genome assembly, chromosome: 3:
GGATACGCTTTGATAAGCATTTGTGGCGACGTCGCCAAAATATGACCAACTGAAGTGGAAGTGAAGTAGAGAAGTGAAGTGGAAGTGAAGTAGAGAAGTGAAGTGGAAGTGAAGAAGTGAAGTAGAGAAGTGTAGAGAAGTGGTGAGAAGTGAGAGTGAAGTCCTATGAAATGGGCACCCCCCCATGTttattatctaaattttttcgtatcttatttttataataatttatttttctgtcaactttttcgatttttaataaaacaacgGTAGTAAATAATTCTACCCAAATTTAActaaaaattgtatacacaatttataatgttttaaaaaaaaaaatatagttaaataaaaattcaaataaattgattgtgaaaataaaaatagttcaTATaagacataaaaaataaacgtCTTTAGTAcaaaatttaaagtatgATTTTTCTGTCTACTCATCTTTagaattttgtttttctttttgtttttctttttttttattattattattgttgatAAAATATTCACCAGTTTCCATTTGTATGTCAATTTTTCTTGGTAATTGGTCAGGTGGGAAAACTGATTTTTTcttaccatttttattttctaatttttgtttaattttttttcgttggacatttctttttttaaaatttgggAGATATTTTTCccaattttcattttttaattcatcatttttttctaattctcTTTTTGCAATTAATTCTTTTATATGATAAACTGgatgtatatttttcatacAATCAATAACAATTCTtcttacaatttttaaagaTTTGAAATTTCCAATAACACATACAGTTTTTCCATGTACACAAATATAACATTGTGTTAATATTTCAAGAGCTTTTAAAGTAGTAGCATTACTTCCTAATAATCTTTGTcttcttttaataaatttatttttatttcgtaTATATCCactaatttttataatatcacaaaatatttcatcatttaaaACCCTTTTTGCATGGTTATATGGTACACTACGAGAAAGTAAAGATATCATATCTCTTgcttttataattatatatggatcgaatgttttttttgttgttttaaCTGTCATATATCCTtcaattaaatttatttcaaattttataaaatgattATGTAATGTGTTTTTTATATCTGTACTAAATtgttgtaaatatttttctcgATATTTgggaaataatattttaaaacttGACTCTTCTAAAAAATGATGTTTATTATCTtcttttgtaaatttttcaattttcCAATGATCTATGTTTTCATTATCCCATGGTTTCTCTTTTCTATATCTcttatttttgtttacatTCTCTTCatccttatttttttccatttcgaataaaaataaaaaaaaaataaaaaaataaaacgaaaaaaaacgaaaagtatatatatacctaCTTAACCACGTAATGGTGACTATGTAAGGTTGGTTTGGCGATAGGCCATTTTACAAACTAATTCGACTAGCTTAGCATAGCTTAACATAGCTTAGCATATCTTAGTATACGTTTTTAGCATATCTTAGTATACGTTTTTAGCATATCTTCTTAGCATATCTTTCAGCTTGGCTTGATTCGCGTATTGTGGCGCCTGACTTGCCTGTTCGAGTTTcgcttttttattttttttttaaaactatttatgtagaacaaataaaatatttgtagCTAACATAAAATGACATCACTTTGTTAtattcgatttttttttaaaccattttttggtaaaaaaaaataaaagaattatattttaaaacaaataatatatacctaaacaatgttttatttgtatataaatagcaaataaaacaaattatataatctacgaattttttaaaaaaaaaaaaaaaaaaaatttatttttctttaaaggaattttattttaactaATATTCCGTTTCGccctatattttttttcttatataaaatattgtataatttttttttgtattcccattttttttatatagcCAGAATTATATGAGCGCAACTGGGGATGGTATAGGCACCACGAGGaaaaatggtgaaaaaaaTGGTGGGAAAAATGGGggaaaaaagatgaaaaaaatggtgaaaaatgaaaaaaagtaatcattttattattgtaaaaatgaaaaaaggcagataattttatttttgtaaaatttatACGTTTGCTATTTTGCCATTTTGCCATTTTGCCGTTTTGGGTAGAAAAAGttgaatttgttaaaaatgacgagcgaaaaaaaatatgcccAAAACATAGTCACTTATAATAGTTTGTGTTAATTATTGAAAGTGAGCAAGCATATATGCCGATTTGAATAATTTTGCAAATacaaatgtgaaaaaaactGTTGCTTATTCAGTCCATATATCTTGTATTATATACGTATTGTATACATATTGTATAtacgtattatattatatacgtattatattatatacgtattatattatatacgtATTGTATATTGTATAGCTTTCGCTTTTTTTCctgaaatataatttttaacaaCACAGAAACagaaatatatgtaccaaATTTAATGCAGTTATTCAAGggtttaaaaaattatatacattacttaaaaattcaaaatgaattaaaacgACAATTGTACAATGTTGATCATAttctattaataaaaaattgtatccATATTTCGAATCTGTTTAAATTTGGAAATGCCAACCCAGTTTGTGGTCAAGCGGGTAGAAGTGGCAAAAGAAACGGGCTcgtaaaaaatgatgaagacAATTATGCGAAAAAACGAGATGACGATTATGAGAATAAGCAAGATGATGACGATTATGCGAAAAAACGAGATGATGACGAACAAAAttgtataataaataaaaatatattatgggGAAATACAAGCATTATAAATAACATGAATAGTcaggtgaaaaaaaaaatagaaataattttacactcatataaatttaaaaaaataaatatttgtgtTCAGGAAATATTAGAAATTGTAAATGATCATCCTAGAAATAAagacatatatataaataaaaatttattattacctttttatataatgttaataaaaaaaggataTTACcaaaacaatttaaaaaataatatatatgataactgttttataaatatatttgactatatacattataatattaatgagcatttaaatttttataatttaaaaaatatacatgaattattaatttgtttatcaaaatatttatataaaaataattcaaatttgATTACAGAAAATttgattaaaaatattttttatttttcttttttttcacattttaacacttttaattataaaactagcccaaaaaataataataatataaatggcaataacaaaaataataatataaatggcaataacaaaaataataatataaatggcaataacaaaaataataatataataaatgacaataatataaatgacaATATAAAtgacaataaatatatagatcagacaaatttaaaaaaaaaaaaaaaaaattcctcATATGAATGTTATTtagacaaaaataataaccaAGCTATAAAACAATTGaatacgaaaaaaaatataaatgatctTGTTCAActttgtgaaaaaaataaagataataaattagaaggaaaaaataatttgttattttctCAAAAtcaacattatatatataataataaaaaaagagaaaaaaaaaaatacacatatCATGAagaaacatttttttatttaaaaagttatgttatatttttatcaaataatcCAAAATAtgctaataaaaaaatattgtctaACATATCTACATTAGCAAATAAAATTGtagatttaaaaataaactcGATTATgttattatcttttttatctgctaaattaaatttgataaaaaaatatcctgaacaaaatattattaactcACTTTTTTTAAACAGAACTGCCAATTATCACATTTTGCACACAATTTTGAAAAGCTTCAATTTGGCCCACGCCCCAAGTCAAAGGATAAAATGTGGCGAAAAAAAGGGTGAGAAagtaaatgaaaaaataaatgaaaaaataaatggcGAAGAGGGTGAAGAAGATGGCGAAGAAGATGGCGAAGGGAAGTACAGCTTGTGGCGCTGCTCGCACATTGTTAATGTGATAAAAATtctaaaagtaaaaaatatactgcTTTCAAAAGCGTTTAAATCGGATGAAAATGGAGAAAGGTGTTTACAAGAGACGTTTGCCAATGTTATTAACAAACTTGacatgttttatttaaataacaaTGACAATAATGGCAATTTTGTTGGAATCTCGAAAAATGAAATTGATAgctttttttgtatatatataaatttatcaaTATTGCTAAACGAagtaacaaataaaaaagatatattttttttaatttcaaattttttaaataattcatttcaaagtgtatatatatattataataatttatatatcaaTATGCTAATCAATTTAATAAATGGAATGTATAATCAATTATGTgcatataacaaaataaatatctatGATATACATTTTGAAAACGttttaaataaacatattagTGAAGAAATTGATTCTCACCATATAATAGCTTCAACACATTTGATGGAAATAAATTCTAAATCAAATTTAGCATGTAACCCTATAAATAAGTGTCTACATCTAGTTAATGATATTGGTACATGTTTATTACATTCTATTCAAGAACAAAATAAGATGCCTCTTACAAAATTGGTAActgttttaaattatatacataaaataaataaaatgtttaacatatttaaaattttgatttttaaatatattgacCAAATTCAAAAACATGTTGGAAATTGTCATAGTAATTTATACACCAATTTAGAAAACCACCACATGCTCATGCTT
This window encodes:
- a CDS encoding KRR1 small subunit processome component, putative produces the protein MEKNKDEENVNKNKRYRKEKPWDNENIDHWKIEKFTKEDNKHHFLEESSFKILFPKYREKYLQQFSTDIKNTLHNHFIKFEINLIEGYMTVKTTKKTFDPYIIIKARDMISLLSRSVPYNHAKRVLNDEIFCDIIKISGYIRNKNKFIKRRQRLLGSNATTLKALEILTQCYICVHGKTVCVIGNFKSLKIVRRIVIDCMKNIHPVYHIKELIAKRELEKNDELKNENWEKYLPNFKKRNVQRKKIKQKLENKNGKKKSVFPPDQLPRKIDIQMETGEYFINNNNNKKKEKQKEKQNSKDE